A portion of the Homalodisca vitripennis isolate AUS2020 chromosome 2, UT_GWSS_2.1, whole genome shotgun sequence genome contains these proteins:
- the LOC124353869 gene encoding glucose-fructose oxidoreductase domain-containing protein 2: MLPGIGVFGTGNIIKVAVPILREKGFKIEAIWGRTLSAAEEVAKELDIPFYTNRVDDVLLRKDVDLIFIISSPNLHAQIAVKALGIGKHVLCDKPAGLCQSEALKMVRASQYYPSLISIVNHSLRFLPAFAQMRRAIAEGFLGTEKDLTVCDVRVQMGSLLHDVYDWLCDDTMGGGVLTLVGSHVIDLVSHLLSQRAVKVHGVVRTFTKQNENINGIRNISSPDFCSFQMEMSRGTLVTVTLNNHLPGQFHQEVLICGKGHLVVRGGDLYGMKIGAPKEEVIYLDVEDLQKYGSINPVVASTIPKPYMKGLIKMMGALREAFLPVEDKRGWVKEPVALAATFEDGLYVQAVIDALRKSSANKEWVKVTIITEEPDPNPLLSAAVRRSGGISI, from the coding sequence ATGCTTCCAGGAATTGGAGTTTTTGGTACTGGAAACATAATTAAAGTTGCAGTTCCTATTCTTCGAGAAAAAGGGTTCAAAATAGAGGCGATATGGGGAAGGACCTTGTCTGCTGCTGAAGAAGTGGCAAAGGAACTTGATATTCCCTTTTATACCAACAGAGTTGATGATGTACTCTTACGTAAAGATGTagatcttatttttattataagttcaCCAAATTTACATGCCCAAATTGCAGTGAAAGCACTTGGGATCGGAAAGCACGTTCTTTGTGATAAACCAGCTGGTTTATGTCAAAGTGAAGCCTTAAAAATGGTTAGGGCATCACAGTATTATCCCTCATTGATCTCTATTGTAAACCATAGTTTAAGATTTCTGCCTGCTTTTGCTCAGATGAGACGAGCGATTGCTGAAGGTTTTCTTGGTACAGAAAAAGACCTAACTGTTTGTGATGTTAGAGTCCAGATGGGCAGCCTTTTACATGATGTGTATGACTGGTTATGTGATGATACAATGGGTGGAGGAGTTTTAACACTAGTGGGAAGTCATGTCATAGATTTAGTATCTCATCTCCTTTCACAGAGAGCAGTAAAAGTCCATGGAGTTGTAAGGACATTCactaaacaaaatgaaaacatcaaTGGCATCCGTAACATTTCCAGTCCAGACTTTTGTTCATTCCAAATGGAAATGAGTCGTGGAACACTGGTCACCGTAACTTTAAATAACCATTTACCGGGTCAGTTTCATCAAGAAGTTCTAATATGTGGAAAAGGTCATTTAGTTGTCAGAGGAGGTGATTTGTATGGAATGAAAATTGGAGCTCCAAAAGAAGAAGTAATTTACCTTGATGTTGAAGATCTACAAAAATATGGCAGCATAAATCCAGTAGTAGCTAGCACAATACCAAAACCATACATGAAAGGCCTTATCAAAATGATGGGAGCACTCAGAGAGGCATTTTTACCTGTAGAAGATAAAAGAGGATGGGTGAAAGAACCTGTAGCACTAGCTGCAACATTCGAAGATGGACTTTATGTGCAAGCAGTAATTGATGCTCTACGAAAATCAAGTGCTAATAAAGAATGGGTTAAAGTCACTATCATAACAGAGGAACCAGATCCAAATCCACTTTTAAGTGCTGCAGTACGACGGAGTGGGGGCATTTCAATTtga